A genome region from Glutamicibacter arilaitensis Re117 includes the following:
- a CDS encoding SRPBCC family protein, which produces MPSPVAFPQEPEDPMVDVSTSIVIDRPRSMVTGYAMNPLNAPNWYQNIHSVRRLEQDGFSLGSRTAFEARFLGRNLSYTYEVIRFSENEELVMATAQGPFPMRTTYRFEAIAPTATRVHLRNDGEPTGFGKLVAPLMETMMRRANMADLRALKGILENA; this is translated from the coding sequence TTGCCTTCACCGGTCGCGTTCCCGCAGGAGCCTGAGGACCCCATGGTTGATGTCTCCACCAGCATCGTGATTGACCGGCCACGTTCCATGGTGACCGGTTACGCGATGAACCCGCTGAACGCTCCGAACTGGTACCAGAATATCCACTCCGTGCGCCGACTGGAGCAGGATGGTTTCAGCCTCGGCTCGCGCACCGCCTTTGAAGCCAGGTTCCTCGGACGGAACCTTTCCTACACCTACGAAGTCATCAGGTTCTCGGAGAACGAGGAACTGGTCATGGCCACCGCGCAGGGCCCGTTCCCCATGCGCACCACCTATCGCTTCGAAGCGATAGCGCCGACGGCGACTCGGGTCCACCTGCGCAATGATGGCGAGCCGACCGGCTTCGGCAAGCTCGTCGCCCCGCTGATGGAAACGATGATGAGGCGAGCCAACATGGCTGATCTGAGGGCATTGAAAGGCATTCTGGAGAACGCCTGA